The nucleotide sequence CGTAAATGATAGAGACGCTCGTAATACCTTTTGAAATCCGTCCACCTATGATCAACGGCTGCATTTCCGTAACGAACAATATCAATTATTTTCGGTTCCCCATCTACCGTTAGAATGATATTTTTCAAATGGAGGTCAATTGGGATCACTCCAATTGCAGATAATGATTGAAAGGTACGGTCGATTTTTTTCACCACTGACGGTTGGATCGTTACGCCTTTTTCCAGACAGTCAAATAATGTCGTCCCTTCGATATAATCTAAGATAAGATAGCCTTCCTCGTGATGATAGCATCTCGGAAACAGCTTGTGATCACAAACCTTCCTGTAATTCTCGGCTTCTATTGAAGCTAGCACCTCATACTCTGGGTAAAAGGCTTTCATAACTTTATTTGTCCCACTAATACGGAAAACCGCAGCACTTCTTCCTTTTCCAACATACTCTAATTGGTTTGAATACGAAAAGATTTTATATGTTTTGAAAAGAGATTTTTTAAATGAGATCGACTTATATAATTGCTCATACGACACAGTATCATTACTTTCTTTTTGAA is from Bacillus tianshenii and encodes:
- a CDS encoding protein kinase family protein; translated protein: MSYEQLYKSISFKKSLFKTYKIFSYSNQLEYVGKGRSAAVFRISGTNKVMKAFYPEYEVLASIEAENYRKVCDHKLFPRCYHHEEGYLILDYIEGTTLFDCLEKGVTIQPSVVKKIDRTFQSLSAIGVIPIDLHLKNIILTVDGEPKIIDIVRYGNAAVDHRWTDFKRYYERLYHLRFIPKKYPSWFLSFLGTLYKNFIEKKADSI